Proteins encoded together in one Chitinophaga sp. LS1 window:
- a CDS encoding DNA/RNA non-specific endonuclease — translation MKSHLSYRLLYILAAALIVASCQKEQAPTPIANKEKTVAAVTAAATTTLSESFESGTKTAYTVGNVTLSSGSWSLNDALLGTLSTDAKNGSQSVRIRNTGTLDMNFDATGGATTISIAHAVFGSDGSSTWQLWISTNSGSSYSQVGSTVTSSSTTLSTATFTVSVTGSYRLSIRKVSGGTNRINIDDVVVSTGTSTGGGGTGGTTGDNSHLLLGNPSGAVASSVYTTNYLYDATYYIESYNSVRGTPNWVSWHLNSSDIGSTSRQDDFRANTALPSGWYQVGSTSYSGSGFDRGHNCPSGDRTSSVAANSSTFLMTNMIPQAPNNNQVTWEGFESYIRTLVSAGSECYIIMGSYGTGGTGSSGSASTIDGGNVTVPSNVWKVVVVLSNGNSDLSRISTSTRVIAINTPNNNSIGSDWKSYRTSVDAIESATGYDLLSAVSTTIQSTIEAQVDNQ, via the coding sequence ATGAAAAGCCATCTGTCGTATCGCCTGCTATATATATTAGCAGCAGCACTTATCGTCGCATCCTGTCAGAAAGAGCAAGCCCCTACTCCTATCGCTAACAAGGAGAAAACTGTAGCAGCAGTTACCGCAGCTGCCACTACTACCTTAAGCGAGTCTTTCGAGTCCGGCACTAAAACCGCCTATACAGTTGGCAACGTTACGCTCAGCAGTGGTAGCTGGAGCCTCAACGACGCCCTCCTTGGCACACTGTCTACCGATGCGAAGAACGGTTCCCAGTCCGTTCGTATCCGCAACACCGGTACCCTCGATATGAACTTCGATGCTACCGGCGGGGCTACAACTATCTCCATTGCACACGCTGTATTTGGCTCTGATGGCAGCAGTACATGGCAACTCTGGATCTCTACCAACAGTGGCAGCTCCTACTCACAGGTAGGCAGCACTGTGACCAGTTCATCCACGACCCTGTCTACTGCAACCTTCACCGTGAGCGTTACAGGCAGCTACCGACTCTCTATCCGCAAAGTATCTGGCGGTACCAACAGGATCAACATCGATGATGTAGTTGTATCCACAGGTACTTCTACCGGCGGTGGCGGCACAGGTGGCACTACCGGCGATAACAGTCACCTGCTGTTAGGTAACCCAAGTGGTGCTGTAGCCAGCTCTGTGTACACTACCAATTACCTGTACGATGCTACTTACTACATCGAATCTTACAACAGTGTAAGAGGTACACCCAATTGGGTTAGCTGGCACCTGAACAGTTCTGACATTGGCAGCACTTCGCGTCAGGATGATTTCCGTGCTAATACTGCATTGCCTTCCGGCTGGTACCAGGTAGGTTCTACCAGCTATTCCGGCAGTGGTTTTGATCGCGGTCACAACTGTCCTTCAGGTGACAGAACTTCTTCTGTTGCTGCGAATTCTTCTACCTTCCTGATGACCAACATGATTCCACAGGCCCCGAATAATAATCAGGTTACCTGGGAAGGTTTTGAATCTTACATCAGAACCCTCGTGAGCGCAGGCAGTGAGTGCTACATCATCATGGGTAGCTATGGTACAGGCGGCACCGGTAGTAGCGGCTCTGCCTCTACGATCGATGGTGGCAATGTAACTGTACCAAGCAATGTATGGAAAGTAGTAGTGGTACTTTCTAATGGTAACAGTGACCTGAGTCGAATTTCCACCTCTACAAGGGTGATTGCGATCAATACGCCGAACAATAACTCTATTGGCAGTGACTGGAAGAGCTATCGTACCAGCGTAGACGCTATTGAATCTGCTACCGGATATGATCTGCTCTCAGCTGTATCTACCACTATACAGTCAACGATCGAAGCGCAGGTTGATAACCAGTAA
- a CDS encoding sterol desaturase family protein, producing the protein MHTGHYRGGILIFLAILIIAEIIWSWKKDKKAYQLDETITNILILAGFHLSKLIFAGYQLWILGFATDLAPFHLPHTWYTFILTFIVADFIYYWFHRTSHHWAPLWAFHLIHHSSPLMNLTAAYRLNWFSALISPLFFVPAALIGLPPDFIVLSYALNLLYQFFLHTEAVGKLGPIEGVLDTPSAHRVHHGTNPLYIDKNFGGVFMIWDRLFHTYQPETEKVRYGLTTGYISKNPFVLVFYGFIALFSHKLKLKP; encoded by the coding sequence ATGCATACAGGACATTACAGAGGCGGCATATTGATCTTTCTGGCAATATTGATCATTGCAGAAATCATCTGGAGCTGGAAGAAAGATAAAAAAGCTTACCAGTTGGATGAGACGATCACTAATATTTTAATACTGGCAGGGTTTCATTTATCTAAATTGATCTTTGCCGGGTATCAGTTGTGGATCTTAGGATTTGCAACGGATCTTGCTCCTTTTCATTTGCCGCATACGTGGTATACTTTCATACTTACTTTTATTGTGGCTGATTTCATCTATTACTGGTTTCACAGGACCTCTCATCACTGGGCACCGTTATGGGCCTTTCATCTTATTCATCATTCATCACCGTTGATGAACCTCACAGCGGCTTACAGGCTGAACTGGTTCAGTGCATTGATCAGTCCTTTATTCTTTGTACCTGCGGCATTGATTGGATTACCGCCCGATTTTATTGTTCTTTCCTATGCATTGAATTTACTGTACCAGTTCTTTTTGCATACGGAAGCTGTGGGTAAACTGGGCCCAATTGAAGGAGTACTCGATACACCTTCTGCACACCGGGTACATCATGGCACCAATCCCCTTTATATTGATAAAAATTTCGGCGGTGTGTTCATGATATGGGATAGGCTCTTTCATACTTATCAACCGGAGACAGAGAAAGTCCGATATGGATTAACGACCGGGTATATCAGTAAGAATCCTTTTGTACTTGTCTTTTACGGCTTCATTGCTTTATTCAGTCATAAACTAAAATTAAAACCATGA
- a CDS encoding SDR family oxidoreductase translates to MILITGATGNIGTELAKQLAAQGIAFRALVRSPKTIEGAETVIGDMSNKNSLVKALQGVEKAFLLTNSSEEAEQLQSNFVEAAVEAGVQHIIKLSQFAAAKNSPVRFLRYHAAIEEKIIQSGMAYTFLRPNLFMQGLLGFADLIKHTHQFYAAIGDAAISLVDIRDIAAVAAITLTQPGHENKIYDLTGPAAITHAEMAAYLSAATGQQISFVDVPAAAMRPALIQAGFPEWQADGLLEDYAHYARGEAAGISAAIVDVTGTPARNFASFANGYATFFAA, encoded by the coding sequence ATGATTCTGATTACAGGCGCTACCGGCAATATCGGTACTGAACTCGCAAAACAACTGGCTGCACAAGGGATTGCATTTCGTGCATTGGTAAGGTCTCCTAAAACCATTGAAGGGGCAGAGACTGTCATTGGAGATATGAGTAATAAAAATAGCCTGGTAAAAGCATTGCAGGGTGTAGAAAAAGCGTTTTTATTAACCAACTCATCTGAAGAAGCAGAACAGTTACAAAGTAATTTCGTGGAAGCCGCTGTTGAAGCGGGGGTGCAACACATCATAAAACTCTCCCAGTTTGCAGCAGCCAAAAACTCTCCGGTTCGGTTCTTGCGTTATCATGCGGCAATTGAAGAAAAGATCATTCAATCTGGTATGGCCTATACTTTTTTAAGACCTAACTTATTTATGCAGGGGTTATTAGGCTTTGCAGATCTGATCAAACATACGCATCAGTTTTATGCAGCCATTGGCGATGCTGCAATTAGCCTGGTCGATATCAGGGACATTGCAGCAGTAGCGGCGATTACCTTGACCCAACCCGGGCATGAAAATAAGATCTATGATCTGACAGGACCGGCCGCTATTACCCATGCAGAGATGGCAGCGTATTTATCGGCAGCGACCGGGCAGCAGATTTCGTTTGTAGATGTACCTGCGGCAGCCATGCGCCCTGCATTGATACAGGCAGGATTTCCGGAGTGGCAGGCAGATGGCTTGCTGGAAGATTATGCACACTATGCAAGAGGGGAAGCAGCAGGAATCAGTGCTGCAATTGTTGATGTAACAGGCACCCCTGCCCGCAATTTTGCTTCATTTGCCAATGGGTATGCCACGTTTTTTGCCGCATAA
- a CDS encoding serine hydrolase domain-containing protein: MSKILIILLCLYSTIVCGQQYDFSAVDKFIEAHTAAYDNGVAVMVSQNGKVIYKKELGLRVDDKRLIASCSKWLSGAVILSLVDEGKLSMTDTVGKYLPIFTKYHKGHITIRQLFSHTSGFPGNSDQHYEGRPFMTLETAVDSIAAYVDMIHPAGTYFNYGGVSMQVAGRIAEVVSGKSWQALFNEKIGNPCDMNANYIIMSFRNPMIAGGVRTSATDYLHFLEMIVNKGVYNNRRVLSEAAIATMLQDQTNDAAIENTPYPRNPFSPQPEKPVRYGIGNWIDVVSTDGKILETSSPGAFGTHPWQDEVHQVAGIIFTKTELKKSAQVSLEIRKMIRDILNSKP, from the coding sequence ATGAGCAAAATACTGATTATCCTACTCTGCCTGTACAGTACGATCGTCTGTGGGCAACAATACGATTTCTCTGCTGTCGATAAATTTATCGAAGCGCATACCGCTGCTTATGATAATGGCGTAGCCGTAATGGTATCCCAAAATGGAAAGGTCATTTATAAAAAAGAACTGGGCCTGCGTGTAGATGATAAACGACTCATAGCTTCCTGTTCCAAATGGTTATCAGGTGCCGTGATCCTGTCATTGGTAGATGAAGGAAAATTATCCATGACAGATACCGTCGGCAAATACCTGCCCATTTTTACAAAATATCACAAAGGGCATATCACCATTCGCCAGCTCTTCTCGCACACCTCCGGTTTCCCCGGCAATAGCGATCAGCACTATGAAGGCAGGCCTTTTATGACCCTCGAAACAGCGGTCGATTCCATTGCCGCTTATGTTGATATGATTCATCCTGCAGGTACCTACTTTAACTATGGCGGCGTAAGTATGCAGGTGGCCGGTAGAATCGCAGAAGTGGTATCCGGCAAATCATGGCAGGCACTCTTCAATGAGAAAATAGGGAACCCCTGTGATATGAATGCGAATTATATTATTATGAGCTTTCGTAATCCAATGATTGCCGGTGGGGTGAGAACATCGGCTACTGATTACCTACACTTCCTTGAAATGATTGTGAACAAAGGCGTCTATAATAATAGAAGGGTCTTAAGCGAAGCCGCCATCGCTACCATGCTACAGGACCAGACAAATGATGCAGCAATAGAGAACACCCCTTACCCCCGAAATCCTTTTTCTCCCCAGCCGGAAAAACCGGTACGCTATGGTATCGGCAACTGGATTGATGTGGTAAGCACTGATGGAAAAATACTGGAAACAAGCAGTCCCGGTGCTTTTGGTACCCATCCGTGGCAGGATGAAGTACACCAGGTAGCAGGCATTATCTTCACAAAAACAGAATTAAAAAAGAGTGCCCAGGTAAGTTTGGAAATCCGTAAAATGATCAGAGATATCCTGAATAGTAAGCCTTAA
- a CDS encoding tetratricopeptide repeat protein, which yields MRIFLLCLLLAVNSAFAQEVDQSEQTTLEFPDSAFLKLKEVYSKSIEEKDHVTTGISLQKMGNICYYLGNYPQALEYHLKADKIFREQNRKDLLAANLNDMGILYYYNRQIPIARKEYDEALSIYKQSGDGEGLAVTYGKIGHLYEKSAKYDSAFSYQRKALLQYSNLAKKQGMAKIYENIGSIYEDLAKFDSAYYYYSHAYDLYEQEHESVASIEVLNNLGDIFRKTGRYNEALIRTREALLLAEKTNDLYEKGAAYRDLGKTYALMQQKDSAYLYAELSRKATIDIYSLENNRQTAFLSVLFDINKKDAEIIGLEHTRDIHIIITIATIVVIILLLVLGRMVLSRQRLMHATQQQLMQTALENKDLQEDKLRQELEIKGKELASNTLHMIQKNQLLEELKGKLEVMAKDDKRDQKKQIQHVLQQINVSFNHDEYWNEFRDVFEQIHQDFFASLRKKKEDLSHNDVRLAALIKLNMNSKDMATLLAISPDSLRVSRYRLRKKLGLDEGESLSAFIHSL from the coding sequence ATGCGTATTTTCTTATTGTGCTTATTATTGGCAGTGAACAGTGCATTTGCACAGGAGGTAGATCAATCGGAACAGACTACGCTGGAATTTCCCGACTCCGCCTTTTTGAAATTGAAGGAAGTGTATAGTAAATCTATTGAAGAAAAAGATCATGTCACCACCGGCATCTCTCTTCAAAAGATGGGTAATATCTGTTATTACCTGGGCAATTATCCACAAGCTTTGGAATATCATCTCAAGGCCGACAAGATCTTCCGTGAACAAAACCGGAAAGACCTGCTCGCTGCCAACCTGAATGATATGGGTATATTATATTATTATAACAGGCAGATCCCCATCGCCCGTAAAGAATATGACGAGGCCTTATCTATCTATAAGCAATCCGGAGATGGTGAAGGACTGGCAGTGACCTATGGAAAAATAGGGCACTTATATGAGAAAAGCGCTAAATATGACAGTGCTTTTTCTTACCAGCGCAAGGCTTTGTTGCAATATAGCAACCTTGCCAAGAAGCAGGGGATGGCCAAGATCTATGAGAATATCGGTAGTATTTATGAAGACCTCGCAAAATTCGACTCCGCATATTATTATTATAGTCATGCCTATGACCTCTATGAACAGGAACACGAAAGTGTAGCCAGCATCGAAGTGCTCAATAACCTCGGAGACATTTTCCGCAAGACAGGCCGATACAATGAAGCCCTCATTCGTACCCGGGAAGCACTTTTGCTGGCAGAAAAAACCAATGACCTCTATGAAAAAGGCGCCGCTTACAGGGATTTAGGTAAAACTTACGCCCTCATGCAGCAAAAAGACAGCGCTTATTTATACGCAGAACTCTCCCGCAAAGCCACCATCGATATATACTCTTTGGAAAATAACCGGCAGACCGCCTTTCTCAGTGTCTTATTTGATATTAATAAAAAAGATGCTGAGATCATTGGGCTGGAACATACCCGGGATATCCACATCATTATCACCATCGCGACCATCGTTGTTATTATATTATTATTGGTATTAGGCCGCATGGTCCTGAGCCGGCAGCGGTTAATGCATGCCACACAGCAGCAACTGATGCAGACAGCATTGGAAAATAAAGACCTGCAGGAAGATAAATTAAGACAGGAACTGGAGATAAAAGGAAAGGAACTGGCCTCCAATACCCTCCACATGATCCAGAAAAACCAGTTGCTGGAAGAACTGAAGGGAAAACTGGAGGTAATGGCGAAAGATGATAAACGGGATCAGAAGAAACAGATTCAACACGTGCTCCAACAGATCAATGTGAGTTTTAATCACGATGAGTATTGGAATGAATTCCGGGATGTATTTGAACAGATCCACCAGGATTTCTTTGCCAGTCTCCGGAAGAAAAAGGAAGATCTGAGTCATAATGATGTACGGTTGGCAGCGCTTATAAAACTCAATATGAACTCAAAAGATATGGCCACTTTGCTGGCAATTTCTCCCGATAGTTTGCGGGTAAGCCGGTATAGGTTGCGTAAAAAGTTAGGTTTGGATGAGGGCGAAAGCTTATCAGCTTTTATTCATTCGCTATAA
- a CDS encoding TonB-dependent receptor: protein MKRQFFLFIMLIVGTLSAFSQKISLTGQVIDQLSGDPLSGASITIEAGGKQQSVVSGLNGSFIFRNLPGGTYPVHVKYVGYKHFSGTISAGAPLKVSLEKEERALHAVDISGKHDKTTAASAMQADRRANVVMNSVAARTIEISPDLSVANVSQRISGVSLERSTNGEGQYPIIRGMDKRYIYTLVNGIKIPSPDNKNRYVPLDIFPADLLDRLEVIKSLTPDREGDAIGGAINMVMKDAPDQLTIRANAAVGYADKFAHQDFTTFNHSASLDASPRATNAAGYQATMKDFPNSAFTYNTKQNPINTLFNLSAGGRVWKDKLGIIVAGSYQNNYRNVNSVFFDTETDMNNGDAKVTSIESRNYSIQQQRSGLHTKFDLKLNDRNQIKLYVAYMNLAKNEFRSKSDTNLILGRTGEGTGRISNSYRTYHDVQQIFNTTLSGNHEILPRLHMDWSAVYSKASDNRPDEATLSLTTGVSKDATTGALVQSPLYLDGTSTREFTRNSDQDKAGYLNFTYKTDIADAKVDWSVGGMYRNKTRTSTYDAYTLRPTDPSTQTYDGNINNNNFTVFNGEGTSTNALNYDATENVGAGYAMAKITWRKIELTGGARYEHTELNWNSAVPKTVSGKTGSINYYDVLPSGLLKYTIDRHQAVRLSYYSAISRPNFYEVIPHTGGDPDADYQEKGNSNLKRTTADNFDLRYEYYPKGLDQLLAGVFYKRLNNPIEYALENVGTNVYYMPDNFGKASNYGFELDVTKYLRKFGVRANYTYTHSAITTAKTLYYSTTTGTSQKQVDQTRPLQGQSAHVANVSLLFKDDNKLGLNAQLALGYTSRRINTVSQFLDNDIWQKGFTQMDFSIEKRFCKRFAVYAKVNNILNTPYELEIRQPYTASGITGSVPYQTLGKNTFVRKDTYGANYLLGVKFKL, encoded by the coding sequence ATGAAGCGACAATTCTTTCTTTTCATTATGCTGATTGTTGGGACACTTTCAGCCTTTTCTCAAAAGATCAGTCTGACTGGTCAGGTTATTGATCAACTTTCCGGCGACCCTTTATCAGGTGCCAGCATCACTATCGAAGCTGGAGGAAAACAACAATCTGTAGTTTCCGGACTCAATGGTTCCTTCATTTTTAGAAACCTTCCTGGAGGTACTTACCCTGTACATGTAAAATATGTAGGATATAAACATTTCTCCGGTACCATCTCTGCCGGCGCACCGCTGAAAGTATCGCTGGAAAAAGAAGAACGCGCGCTCCATGCCGTAGACATCTCCGGCAAGCACGATAAAACGACTGCCGCCTCCGCCATGCAGGCCGACAGAAGAGCCAACGTAGTCATGAACTCCGTTGCTGCCAGAACCATCGAAATCTCTCCTGACCTCTCCGTAGCCAACGTTTCTCAGCGTATCTCCGGCGTATCTCTGGAAAGAAGCACCAATGGTGAAGGCCAGTACCCGATCATCAGAGGTATGGACAAAAGGTACATTTACACCCTCGTAAATGGTATCAAGATCCCAAGCCCTGACAATAAAAACCGTTACGTACCACTGGATATCTTCCCTGCTGACCTGCTGGACAGACTGGAAGTGATCAAATCTCTCACGCCAGACAGAGAAGGCGATGCGATTGGTGGTGCGATCAATATGGTGATGAAAGATGCACCTGATCAACTCACCATCCGGGCAAATGCCGCTGTGGGTTATGCAGATAAATTTGCACATCAGGACTTCACGACCTTCAATCACAGCGCTAGTCTGGATGCATCTCCACGTGCTACCAACGCTGCAGGTTATCAGGCTACCATGAAGGATTTTCCAAACAGCGCCTTCACTTACAATACCAAACAGAATCCGATCAATACCCTCTTCAACCTGTCTGCAGGTGGTCGTGTATGGAAAGATAAACTGGGTATTATCGTAGCAGGTAGCTATCAGAATAACTACCGTAATGTAAACTCTGTTTTCTTCGATACTGAAACAGACATGAACAACGGCGATGCAAAAGTAACCAGCATCGAATCCAGGAATTACTCTATCCAGCAGCAGCGTAGTGGCCTGCATACCAAATTTGACCTGAAACTGAATGACAGGAACCAGATCAAATTATATGTAGCCTACATGAACCTGGCGAAGAATGAATTCAGAAGTAAGTCAGACACCAACCTGATCCTGGGCCGTACCGGCGAAGGAACGGGTCGTATCAGCAACAGCTACAGAACTTACCACGATGTACAGCAGATCTTCAACACTACCCTGAGTGGTAACCACGAGATCCTGCCACGCCTGCACATGGATTGGTCCGCTGTATATAGCAAAGCTTCTGACAACAGACCTGACGAAGCGACCCTGAGCCTAACTACCGGTGTAAGCAAGGATGCAACGACAGGTGCACTGGTACAATCTCCACTATACCTGGATGGTACTTCTACCCGTGAGTTCACCCGCAACTCAGACCAGGACAAAGCCGGTTACCTGAACTTCACTTATAAAACTGATATCGCAGATGCAAAGGTTGACTGGTCTGTAGGTGGTATGTACCGCAACAAAACCAGGACCAGCACGTACGATGCATACACCCTGCGTCCTACCGATCCAAGCACACAGACTTACGACGGCAATATCAATAATAACAACTTCACCGTATTCAATGGCGAAGGTACTTCTACCAATGCGCTCAACTACGACGCTACTGAAAACGTAGGTGCGGGGTATGCAATGGCAAAGATCACCTGGCGCAAAATAGAACTGACAGGTGGTGCCCGTTATGAGCATACTGAACTGAACTGGAACAGTGCCGTACCTAAAACGGTTTCCGGCAAAACCGGTTCTATCAACTACTACGACGTATTGCCAAGTGGTTTGCTGAAATACACTATCGACAGGCATCAGGCAGTTCGCTTATCTTACTACTCTGCTATCAGCCGTCCTAACTTCTACGAAGTGATCCCACACACAGGTGGCGATCCGGATGCTGACTACCAGGAGAAAGGTAACTCTAACCTGAAGAGAACTACTGCCGATAACTTTGACCTCCGTTATGAATACTATCCCAAAGGACTGGATCAGTTACTGGCAGGTGTATTCTACAAGAGACTGAACAACCCAATTGAATACGCACTGGAAAACGTAGGTACCAATGTATACTACATGCCGGACAACTTTGGTAAAGCCAGCAACTACGGTTTTGAACTGGATGTAACCAAATACCTGCGCAAGTTCGGTGTAAGAGCAAACTACACGTATACACACTCTGCGATCACTACTGCGAAGACATTATATTATAGCACAACTACCGGTACTTCTCAGAAACAGGTAGATCAGACTAGACCACTGCAGGGCCAATCTGCACACGTGGCAAACGTTTCCCTGTTATTCAAAGATGACAACAAACTGGGTCTGAACGCACAGCTGGCACTGGGTTATACCAGCAGAAGGATCAACACCGTATCACAGTTCCTGGATAACGATATCTGGCAGAAAGGTTTTACGCAGATGGACTTCTCTATCGAAAAGAGATTCTGCAAGCGTTTCGCTGTGTATGCGAAGGTGAACAACATCCTGAATACACCTTACGAACTGGAGATCAGACAACCTTATACTGCAAGTGGTATCACAGGCAGTGTGCCTTACCAGACATTGGGCAAGAACACATTTGTTCGTAAAGATACTTATGGTGCAAACTACCTGCTGGGTGTAAAATTCAAATTATAA
- a CDS encoding histidine-type phosphatase, giving the protein MYKIVFFLLLSVAAVGQGYTGTKTPYPFKQANYTPVPKGYTAAYVNYTGRHGARFMTKAGSDVKLLALLNKSALTPLGDSIKVMTAQFLEIEKNNYENISLLGNAEQHAIAERLIKREAAAFKGRGITIEVTHKKRTRQSADGFLKAFADYKGKKEFKLVQDTNENVLRFYDLSPAYNSFKEGKVIAERVDSLQQDPLSRKIAGDICKRIFTTALSEKEQTAVAEWLYDLYSIQFSLVMEMQQAKVYFDFGKAFTQEDLQWLNKINNAADFLEKGAGLDTLGIQSRIAAPLLLDLVTSTDALTKGKLNKDAVLRFSHAEAISPLATLMGIREASVPTASIYDFDKNWKAENIIPLSANIQWIIYSNGKQFLLKVLLNEREVALPVKTTCYPYYKWEDVKSYYLSKLKKIGVKPGDDMHKYLLQVK; this is encoded by the coding sequence ATGTATAAGATCGTATTCTTTTTATTATTGAGTGTGGCTGCTGTAGGGCAGGGCTATACAGGCACAAAGACACCATATCCGTTTAAACAGGCGAATTATACACCGGTACCCAAAGGATATACGGCCGCGTATGTGAATTACACAGGCAGGCATGGTGCGCGGTTTATGACAAAAGCAGGGAGTGATGTAAAGTTGCTGGCATTGCTAAACAAGTCGGCACTGACGCCACTGGGTGATAGTATCAAAGTGATGACAGCACAGTTCCTGGAGATAGAGAAAAATAATTACGAGAATATCAGTTTGCTGGGCAATGCGGAGCAGCATGCCATAGCAGAACGATTAATCAAAAGAGAGGCCGCTGCTTTCAAAGGTCGCGGTATAACGATAGAGGTAACGCATAAGAAGAGAACAAGACAGAGTGCAGATGGATTCCTGAAAGCATTTGCAGATTACAAAGGAAAGAAAGAGTTTAAGCTGGTGCAGGACACGAATGAGAATGTGCTTCGGTTTTATGATCTTTCACCGGCGTATAATTCATTTAAAGAGGGAAAAGTGATTGCAGAGAGAGTAGATTCATTGCAGCAGGATCCGCTCTCCCGGAAAATAGCTGGTGACATCTGTAAAAGAATCTTTACGACTGCCCTGTCAGAAAAAGAGCAAACCGCAGTCGCAGAATGGTTATATGACCTCTACAGTATCCAGTTTTCTTTGGTGATGGAAATGCAGCAGGCAAAGGTATATTTTGATTTCGGAAAAGCTTTTACACAGGAAGACCTGCAATGGCTGAACAAAATAAACAATGCAGCAGACTTTCTTGAAAAAGGTGCAGGGTTGGATACATTAGGTATACAATCAAGAATTGCAGCGCCTTTGTTGTTGGATCTGGTTACCTCTACCGATGCGCTGACAAAAGGGAAGCTGAATAAAGATGCCGTATTAAGGTTCTCTCATGCAGAAGCGATTTCTCCATTAGCTACGCTGATGGGAATTAGGGAAGCAAGCGTACCCACTGCCAGTATTTATGATTTTGATAAAAACTGGAAGGCAGAAAATATCATTCCATTGAGTGCGAATATTCAGTGGATCATTTACAGCAATGGAAAGCAATTCCTTCTCAAAGTTTTACTGAATGAGAGAGAAGTTGCATTGCCTGTTAAGACTACCTGTTATCCGTATTACAAATGGGAAGATGTGAAAAGCTACTATTTATCTAAATTGAAAAAAATAGGAGTGAAGCCCGGTGATGATATGCACAAGTATCTATTGCAGGTGAAATAA
- a CDS encoding TonB-dependent receptor plug domain-containing protein, whose translation MKRHLSATVSVLLWTLFVNAQDKDTITTQKKLGEVVIYKANTVTPVTYQNLNMQVIDQKNTGQEPSFLLSETPSITVYSDAGSYQGYSYYRMRGMDQTRINTTLDGMPLNEPEDQGAYFSNYPDILNSISNIQVQRGVGISKNGAASYAGSVQLFSPDVRDSAKTTIGGGYGAYNSYRLFGEYQTGVRNHKALYIRASQVATDGYKYHSANHSQSIFVSGGLFYDKSTWKLNVMAGHQKNDMAWLGVADTLIAKDRRTNGNLSDEKDHFFQGLVQLQNIWQHRAVGYRVRSHLCLLCIQGQCAYMAHRDC comes from the coding sequence ATGAAACGACATCTATCTGCCACTGTATCAGTATTGTTATGGACTTTGTTTGTCAACGCCCAGGATAAGGATACAATTACGACCCAAAAGAAACTAGGTGAGGTAGTCATCTACAAGGCGAACACGGTTACGCCTGTCACCTACCAAAACCTGAATATGCAAGTCATTGACCAGAAAAACACCGGTCAGGAACCTTCATTCTTACTCTCAGAAACCCCTTCAATCACTGTATATTCAGATGCCGGCTCTTATCAGGGCTACTCTTATTACAGAATGCGTGGTATGGACCAAACCCGTATCAACACCACCCTCGACGGTATGCCGCTGAATGAACCGGAAGATCAGGGGGCTTATTTTTCCAACTACCCTGACATCCTCAACTCTATCAGCAATATCCAGGTTCAGAGAGGTGTAGGTATTTCTAAAAATGGTGCTGCCAGCTATGCAGGGAGTGTACAGCTCTTCTCCCCGGATGTAAGAGACTCCGCCAAAACTACTATCGGTGGCGGTTACGGCGCTTACAATAGCTACCGCCTCTTTGGTGAATACCAAACGGGTGTAAGGAATCACAAAGCCCTCTATATACGTGCTTCGCAGGTGGCCACGGATGGTTATAAATATCATTCTGCCAATCACTCCCAATCTATCTTTGTGAGCGGTGGATTGTTCTATGATAAAAGCACCTGGAAACTCAATGTCATGGCTGGACATCAAAAAAATGACATGGCCTGGCTGGGTGTAGCGGATACCCTTATTGCAAAAGACAGAAGAACGAATGGGAACCTCTCTGATGAAAAAGATCATTTCTTTCAAGGGCTGGTGCAGTTACAAAATATCTGGCAACATCGAGCTGTTGGGTACCGTGTCCGGTCTCATCTCTGTTTACTATGCATCCAGGGGCAATGTGCTTACATGGCCCACAGGGATTGTTAA